The Streptomyces sp. NBC_01775 genome includes a region encoding these proteins:
- a CDS encoding phosphotransferase, which produces MSNAPQRHTEPVDVHVILRREGTVGPEVLLSRRAGTVYASGLWHLPSGHLDGPHEDVVEALVREAREETGVVIDPVDVRTAATVHHRSPGGDARLGLFFEVRRWQRSPHIREPQVCDAMGFYRLDELPAPMVAYCRAGLDAYRSGGRLAVHFQEPGDSIACNPAQDRLRLIPATGEPPEGNRPKTAVREFAERAVGPVATWTDTSWSRETSQVWRASGRAGGTWYVKVHAGDRFHGREVTAYRTWIPHLGAAVPRLVAADAQLRAIVVTAVPGRPLHGAVHPPEEQQRLFRRIGALASAIHRSASSHPAAADHGPNLGKVDRHLRGARPHLGPGDEEFIRTLIQRAQDLPGLEQVITHGDFQLRNLLRAEDGSVTVIDFERSEPAPAVRDLVRLSDAWAGRPDLFDAFLTGYGRKLTPLEERRLVTDSALDSLSGMRFGTAHGDPELVERGRRTLTHLRAEHRL; this is translated from the coding sequence ATGAGCAACGCTCCACAACGGCACACGGAGCCCGTCGACGTGCACGTGATCCTGCGGCGCGAGGGCACGGTGGGCCCGGAGGTACTGCTCTCACGTCGAGCCGGCACCGTGTACGCGTCCGGGCTGTGGCACCTGCCGAGCGGGCACCTGGACGGCCCGCACGAGGACGTCGTCGAAGCGCTGGTGCGCGAGGCGCGCGAGGAGACCGGCGTCGTCATCGACCCCGTCGATGTCCGTACGGCCGCCACAGTGCACCACCGCAGCCCCGGCGGGGACGCCCGGCTCGGGCTCTTCTTCGAGGTCCGGCGCTGGCAGCGCTCACCACACATCCGAGAGCCGCAGGTGTGCGACGCCATGGGCTTCTACCGGCTGGACGAGCTTCCAGCGCCGATGGTGGCCTACTGCCGGGCCGGGCTGGACGCCTACCGCAGCGGTGGACGGCTCGCGGTGCACTTCCAAGAGCCGGGGGACTCGATCGCCTGCAACCCTGCGCAAGACCGGCTCCGCCTCATCCCCGCCACCGGCGAACCGCCCGAGGGGAACCGGCCGAAGACAGCGGTGCGGGAGTTCGCGGAGCGGGCGGTCGGACCCGTCGCCACCTGGACGGACACCTCCTGGTCCCGTGAAACCAGCCAGGTGTGGCGGGCCAGCGGTAGGGCGGGGGGAACGTGGTACGTCAAAGTCCACGCCGGCGACCGCTTCCACGGCCGGGAGGTGACCGCCTACCGGACCTGGATCCCACACCTGGGCGCGGCCGTGCCCAGGCTGGTGGCCGCTGACGCACAACTGCGTGCCATCGTCGTCACCGCGGTGCCCGGCCGCCCACTGCACGGCGCCGTACACCCGCCCGAGGAGCAGCAGCGGCTCTTCCGCCGGATCGGCGCCCTCGCCTCGGCCATCCACCGCAGCGCGTCCTCGCACCCCGCCGCGGCCGACCACGGCCCGAACCTGGGAAAGGTCGACCGTCATCTGCGAGGAGCACGCCCCCACCTCGGCCCAGGAGACGAGGAGTTCATCCGCACCCTCATCCAACGGGCTCAGGATCTGCCGGGCCTGGAGCAGGTGATCACTCACGGGGACTTCCAGCTCCGCAACCTGCTACGGGCCGAGGACGGCTCTGTCACCGTGATCGACTTCGAAAGAAGCGAGCCCGCCCCGGCCGTACGGGATCTGGTCCGCCTCTCCGACGCGTGGGCCGGCCGACCAGACCTCTTCGACGCGTTCCTCACCGGCTACGGCCGCAAGCTCACCCCTCTCGAAGAGCGGCGTCTGGTCACCGACTCCGCCCTCGATTCCCTCTCCGGGATGCGGTTCGGCACCGCCCACGGCGATCCCGAACTGGTTGAGCGAGGGCGCCGCACCCTGACGCACCTCCGCGCCGAACACCGGCTGTGA
- a CDS encoding NAD(P)/FAD-dependent oxidoreductase: MNTTRTAPEHVAVVGAGMAGLSTAWFLQERGVRVTVLDRTGVAAGSSWGNAGMLNPAFTVPLPEPSVLRYGFRSFLDRSSPVSIPPAIDRQLWSFLLSFARNCTARQWQRTMTVFNELNRACLAAYEQLAEGGVSAPVKSADPLVIACRNRQDREHILEEFAHMSASGGDEARYETVTGGELRELEPVLSAEVRTGLRVYGQRFINPPEFMRTLAEDIRDRGGEIVEDFSVARVHDLGETGVELVPSATSKATDTVRADAVVLAGGAWLNDLAQPFGVRMRVQAGRGYSFTVRPRVMPTHPIYLSGQRIACNPLGDRFRVTGSMEFRAPDAPLDPRRIRTIIESARPMFSGIDWNDRHEEWVGSRPCTADGLPLVGPSRSPRVQIAGGHGMWGMVLGPLTGRLLADAMTGNGEVPPLLRHLDPLR; encoded by the coding sequence GTGAACACAACCCGTACCGCCCCCGAGCATGTTGCCGTCGTCGGCGCCGGCATGGCCGGACTCTCCACCGCGTGGTTCCTCCAGGAACGCGGTGTGCGCGTGACCGTGCTGGACCGTACGGGAGTTGCCGCGGGCAGTTCCTGGGGTAATGCGGGCATGCTGAATCCCGCGTTCACCGTGCCGCTTCCGGAACCTTCCGTGTTGCGCTACGGCTTCAGGTCGTTCCTCGACCGCTCCTCGCCGGTGTCCATACCGCCGGCGATCGACCGGCAACTCTGGTCGTTTCTCCTGTCGTTCGCACGCAACTGCACGGCACGGCAGTGGCAGCGCACGATGACGGTGTTCAACGAACTCAACCGCGCCTGTCTCGCGGCGTACGAGCAGCTCGCCGAGGGCGGCGTGAGCGCGCCGGTGAAGAGCGCCGACCCGCTCGTCATCGCCTGCCGGAACCGTCAGGACCGGGAGCACATACTGGAGGAATTCGCGCACATGAGCGCGAGCGGCGGCGACGAGGCCCGGTACGAGACCGTCACCGGTGGGGAGCTGCGGGAACTCGAGCCCGTACTCAGTGCCGAAGTCCGCACCGGACTGCGGGTGTACGGGCAACGCTTCATCAACCCGCCCGAATTCATGCGCACTCTCGCGGAAGACATCCGCGACCGGGGTGGCGAGATCGTCGAGGATTTCTCCGTGGCCCGGGTCCACGATCTGGGTGAAACCGGCGTCGAGTTGGTCCCCTCCGCCACCTCGAAGGCGACGGACACGGTACGTGCCGACGCCGTCGTACTCGCCGGTGGCGCCTGGCTCAACGACCTGGCACAACCCTTCGGCGTACGCATGCGGGTGCAGGCGGGACGTGGATACAGCTTCACGGTACGACCGCGGGTGATGCCCACGCACCCGATCTACCTGTCGGGCCAGCGGATCGCCTGCAATCCGCTGGGCGACCGCTTCCGGGTCACCGGCAGCATGGAGTTCCGCGCGCCCGACGCGCCGTTGGATCCCCGGCGTATTCGCACCATCATCGAATCCGCACGGCCGATGTTCTCCGGCATCGACTGGAACGACCGCCACGAGGAGTGGGTCGGATCGCGCCCCTGCACCGCGGACGGGCTGCCACTGGTCGGTCCAAGCCGCTCACCCCGGGTGCAGATAGCCGGAGGACACGGGATGTGGGGCATGGTGCTCGGGCCGCTCACCGGCAGGCTCCTCGCCGACGCCATGACCGGCAACGGCGAAGTGCCACCGCTCCTGCGGCACCTCGACCCGCTGCGCTGA
- a CDS encoding MFS transporter, translated as MSELREKGPRPQTDRAMQRRAVTAAMIGNATEWYDYATYGYLAVVLAKVFFPQSESSLSLLASFATFALAFAVRPLGAFVLGPLNDKIGRKKTLSLTILTMAGATSVIGLLPGYGTAGVFAPLALLLARMVQGFAVGGEYGGASTFVVEYAPDRRRGFWASWLECGALAGFLLASGLTTALTYLLSDAAMESWGWRIPFLIALPLGTIGLYLRMRLTDTPSFHALVEQDAEPGAPVREALTEHRLRVLICGGIVICSSIGTYVLLTYLPSYLSEELGMASATTQFLVFIAGALLTVAIPFAGMLSDRVGRKTMLMGAALAYAVLAYPAFQLIQQASWPPVLAGILILTLCHIPILGTTTATLPALFPARVRGTGVAIGYNVSFAIFGGTAPLLMTFVVEKTGNLNIPAFYLMLVALVTLIPVAFMPETAGKPLD; from the coding sequence ATGAGCGAACTGCGGGAAAAAGGCCCTCGCCCACAGACCGACAGAGCGATGCAGCGCCGTGCGGTGACAGCCGCGATGATCGGCAATGCCACCGAATGGTACGACTACGCCACGTACGGCTATCTCGCCGTGGTGCTGGCGAAGGTGTTCTTCCCGCAGTCGGAATCCAGTCTCTCACTGCTCGCATCCTTCGCCACCTTCGCGCTGGCCTTCGCCGTCCGGCCGTTGGGCGCCTTTGTACTGGGGCCGCTGAACGACAAGATCGGCCGTAAGAAGACACTTTCGCTGACGATCCTCACCATGGCCGGAGCCACCAGCGTCATCGGCCTGCTGCCCGGCTACGGCACAGCAGGCGTGTTCGCTCCCCTCGCGCTGCTCCTGGCCCGGATGGTGCAGGGCTTCGCGGTGGGCGGCGAATACGGCGGAGCCTCGACCTTCGTCGTCGAGTACGCCCCCGACCGGCGCCGCGGATTCTGGGCGAGCTGGCTGGAGTGCGGGGCACTCGCCGGCTTTCTGCTGGCCTCGGGACTCACCACCGCGCTCACTTATCTGCTGTCCGACGCGGCAATGGAATCCTGGGGTTGGCGGATCCCCTTCCTGATCGCCCTGCCGCTCGGCACCATCGGCCTCTACCTCCGGATGCGCCTGACGGATACGCCGAGCTTCCACGCACTCGTCGAGCAGGACGCCGAACCGGGCGCCCCCGTCCGGGAGGCACTCACAGAGCATCGACTGCGGGTGCTCATCTGCGGGGGCATCGTCATCTGCTCCAGCATCGGCACCTATGTGCTGCTCACCTATCTGCCCAGTTACCTCTCCGAAGAGCTGGGCATGGCCTCGGCGACCACGCAGTTCCTGGTGTTCATCGCCGGAGCACTGCTCACCGTGGCCATTCCCTTCGCGGGCATGCTCTCCGACCGCGTCGGACGCAAGACCATGCTGATGGGCGCGGCCCTCGCGTACGCCGTGCTGGCCTATCCGGCCTTCCAGCTGATTCAGCAGGCCAGTTGGCCCCCCGTGCTCGCCGGAATACTCATTCTCACGCTCTGCCACATCCCGATTCTGGGGACCACCACCGCCACCTTGCCCGCGCTGTTCCCCGCCCGGGTGCGCGGCACGGGCGTGGCCATCGGCTACAACGTATCCTTCGCCATTTTCGGCGGTACGGCTCCTCTCCTGATGACCTTCGTGGTCGAGAAGACCGGAAACCTGAACATACCCGCGTTCTACCTGATGTTGGTGGCGTTGGTGACGCTGATTCCTGTGGCGTTCATGCCGGAGACCGCCGGAAAACCTCTCGACTGA
- a CDS encoding M24 family metallopeptidase: protein MGTSEHSGYGPNITRLGNAPSPGWLTEESAAAVRAAEGPAFDEAEYGARLSELRGRMDRLPLDAMLVFRPSSVEYLCGYHTAETAPQPLLVTASDTHLYLPDLEVGRALASSVAGNLHFCGYADALVGLELFLQHAASVLPEGARVGVEIGHASTPPRALDILREHGLTVVHPDYLVERARLVLSSAELRRVEEAAAVTQRGVEAGVAATHVPGATDSSVAAAIAAALYAEADSPSAWGPLVVTGQRSGIPHSSWVGRELGSGPTFMEFAGTRSRYHAPVMRTVVRGGALGAADQRLAELARTAVAAVLETAADGVTASQVAVQAGKALGRLPDDVMFHQLFGYPVGLAHKPHWMDGAPFYLTPDNHEPLVSGMVFHIPGSFRSFGKSMVGLSQTFVVEEHGTRVLTHGPADIIEA from the coding sequence ATGGGTACCTCAGAGCACAGCGGATACGGCCCGAACATCACCCGGCTCGGCAACGCTCCGTCGCCGGGTTGGCTCACCGAGGAGTCCGCGGCGGCGGTACGGGCCGCCGAGGGCCCCGCCTTCGACGAGGCCGAGTACGGTGCGCGGCTGAGCGAGCTGCGCGGTCGCATGGACCGGCTGCCGCTGGACGCGATGCTGGTCTTCCGCCCCTCCAGCGTGGAGTACCTGTGCGGCTATCACACAGCGGAGACGGCTCCCCAACCGCTGCTGGTCACCGCCTCCGACACCCATCTCTACCTTCCCGACCTGGAAGTCGGCAGGGCGCTGGCCAGTTCGGTGGCCGGGAATCTCCACTTCTGCGGTTACGCGGACGCGCTGGTCGGGCTCGAACTCTTCCTTCAGCACGCGGCATCGGTGCTCCCCGAGGGCGCCCGCGTGGGCGTCGAGATCGGGCATGCCTCCACACCCCCGCGCGCGCTGGACATCCTGCGCGAGCACGGTCTGACGGTCGTGCACCCCGACTACCTCGTCGAGCGGGCCCGTCTGGTGCTCTCCTCCGCCGAGCTGCGCCGGGTGGAGGAGGCAGCCGCGGTGACGCAGCGGGGGGTGGAGGCGGGAGTGGCCGCCACCCACGTCCCCGGCGCCACCGACTCTTCCGTGGCCGCCGCGATCGCCGCGGCGCTGTACGCCGAGGCCGACTCGCCCTCCGCCTGGGGGCCGCTCGTCGTCACCGGGCAGCGCAGCGGCATTCCGCATTCGAGCTGGGTGGGACGGGAGTTGGGCAGTGGGCCCACCTTCATGGAGTTCGCCGGCACCCGGTCGCGCTACCACGCGCCGGTGATGCGCACCGTGGTGCGAGGCGGCGCGCTGGGCGCCGCGGACCAGCGGCTGGCCGAGCTCGCGCGTACCGCCGTCGCCGCCGTGCTGGAGACCGCGGCGGACGGCGTCACCGCCTCGCAGGTCGCCGTCCAGGCGGGGAAGGCGCTCGGCCGGCTCCCGGACGACGTCATGTTTCACCAGCTCTTCGGATATCCCGTCGGCCTGGCCCACAAGCCGCACTGGATGGACGGTGCCCCGTTCTATCTCACTCCCGACAATCACGAACCTCTGGTGAGCGGGATGGTGTTCCACATTCCGGGCTCGTTCCGTTCCTTCGGCAAGTCGATGGTCGGACTGAGCCAGACCTTCGTGGTGGAGGAGCACGGCACCCGAGTACTCACCCACGGGCCGGCGGACATCATCGAAGCGTGA
- a CDS encoding LysR family transcriptional regulator: protein MELSLNRLRMLRELARCGTLTEAAAALHYTPSAVSQQLAALEREVCVPLLEHVGRRVRLTETGRVLAQHAEEILAAEERARIALEQARETLTADLTVGVLATLAGTLVPPTLATLAERHPGVRVKTREVVPEETQSAVRDGDLDLAFVLDYPAAPGSAVRDSALECTLIGVEQLHLVAPHGSLGAPTDPRGSAERPPPAAALPRHTGEDRTVSGAPVELADLAECSWVASGTDTEFGRALLSVCRAAGFTPHIAHQIDEQSTAMAMVAMGLGVTLVAELALPLRPVGVDVFPFREPIRRRITVIRRTSTRDRPSERAFVRAALDTATSLRLLKDPADEG, encoded by the coding sequence ATGGAACTCTCGCTGAACCGTCTCCGGATGCTCCGGGAGCTGGCCCGCTGCGGCACCCTCACCGAAGCGGCGGCGGCGCTCCACTACACGCCCTCCGCCGTCTCCCAGCAGTTGGCGGCGCTGGAGCGTGAGGTGTGTGTGCCGCTGCTGGAGCATGTCGGGCGCCGCGTGCGCCTGACGGAGACCGGGCGTGTGCTCGCGCAACACGCCGAGGAGATCCTGGCCGCCGAGGAGCGCGCCCGGATAGCGCTCGAGCAGGCCCGGGAAACCCTCACGGCCGACCTCACCGTGGGCGTACTGGCGACCCTCGCGGGCACCCTCGTGCCACCCACGCTGGCCACCCTCGCCGAACGGCACCCCGGCGTACGGGTCAAGACCAGGGAGGTCGTACCGGAGGAGACGCAGTCGGCCGTACGGGACGGCGACCTCGACCTGGCGTTCGTGCTGGACTATCCAGCCGCACCCGGCTCCGCCGTCCGGGACAGCGCCCTGGAGTGCACGCTCATCGGCGTGGAACAGCTCCACCTCGTCGCCCCGCACGGGAGCCTGGGCGCACCGACGGATCCCAGGGGGTCCGCCGAGCGGCCTCCCCCGGCTGCCGCTTTGCCGCGGCATACCGGCGAGGACCGTACGGTTTCGGGCGCCCCGGTGGAGCTCGCGGACCTGGCCGAGTGCTCCTGGGTCGCGTCCGGGACCGACACCGAGTTCGGCCGCGCCCTGTTGTCGGTGTGCCGGGCGGCCGGCTTCACGCCGCACATCGCGCATCAGATCGACGAGCAGTCGACAGCGATGGCGATGGTGGCGATGGGTCTCGGCGTCACTCTGGTCGCCGAACTCGCGTTGCCGCTGCGGCCCGTGGGCGTCGACGTCTTCCCCTTCCGCGAGCCGATCAGGCGCCGGATCACCGTCATCCGGCGGACGTCGACCAGGGACCGCCCGTCGGAGCGGGCCTTCGTCCGTGCCGCTCTGGACACGGCCACCTCGCTCCGGTTGCTCAAGGAT